In Leishmania major strain Friedlin complete genome, chromosome 34, the following proteins share a genomic window:
- a CDS encoding putative nucleolar protein family a, whose amino-acid sequence MPRGFGGRGGGDRGSGSRGFGGPRGGRGGGGFGGGRGGGRGGGRGGHMSEPDPPENVEEVGTFMNAAEGELVYKVTAHGVVPRFNAFVYTEHKAKIGKIEEILGNTTDVMFSVKPSPGVQAASLSEGDKVYISPTQFTPLRLFTEPPKPRGRGGRGGGRGGDRGGRGGVRGGDRGGRGGFGGRGSFGGMGGGRGSFGSGGRGSFGGRGGGRGFDGRGRGH is encoded by the coding sequence ATGCCCCGAGGATTCGGAggacgtggcggtggtgaccgCGGTagtggcagccgcggcttTGGAGGCCcccgtggcggccgcggtggcggcggcttcggcggcggccgcggcggcggtcgagGTGGGGGCCGTGGCGGTCACATGTCCGAGCCTGACCCGCCGGAGAACGTGGAGGAGGTCGGCACCTTCATGAACGCCGCAGAGGGCGAGTTAGTTTACAAGGTTACGGCGCACGGTGTGGTGCCGCGCTTCAACGCCTTTGTGTACACCGAGCATAAGGCGAAGATCGGCAAAATCGAAGAGATTCTCGGGAACACAACGGATGTCATGTTTTCCGTGAAGCCATCGCCtggcgtgcaggcggcgtCCCTCAGCGAGGGCGATAAGGTGTACATTTCGCCTACGCAGTTTacgcctctccgtctcttcACCGAGCCGCCGAAGCCGCGCGgtcgtggtggtcgtggcggtgggcgcggcggtgaccgtggtggtcgtggcggcgtccgcggcggcgaccgtggtggtcgcggcgggttcggcggccgcggcagcttcggcggcatgggtggcggccgcggcagcttcgGTAGCGGTGGCCGTGGAAGTTTCGGtggtcgtggcggcggccgtggttTTGATGGTCGTGGTCGCGGGCACTAG